The genomic region ACCGTAATGTTCAATACTGAAGCTTTTGAATATTTTACTACATTGGAAAAACACTCTTGAAAAATCCTGAAAATGATAATTTCATCCTTTTTATCGATGTTATAGGATTCCCCTTCTACATCGTATTGAATGCTTAAAAAATTGAGCCTTTTAAATCGGTTTATTTCATTTTCAATAGATTCCTGAAGTCCGATTTTCGAAACAAAATCGGTATTCAACATATGCGAGAGCTGACGGAGTTCTTTGAGGCCCTGCCCTAGCACGTTGGATGCTTCCTCAAAGCCTTTTTGTTTTTCTTCGGGCAGATCGTGCTGAAGCATGTTAAGCTGCATTTTTGCCACGGAGAGCAACTGGCCAATGTTATCGTGCAATTCCCAACTTATATTTTTAAAGGTTTGTTCCTGAATTTCTGTTTGTGCTTTTGAAAGTTCGAGCTCGAATTTTTGAAGCTGATCTGCTTTTTCAATCAAAAGTTCGGTCTTTCTTCTTTGGTATGCCAAAAAAAAGGTTACCACAAAGACTATTAGTATAACAATAAGGATACTTACGTATATAATAAGACTAATAACTTCTTTTTCGTTCTCCATGAAATAGGAATATATCATCCGAAATTTACTGTAAAATTTTTTAATGCCATTTAAAAAACATGGCAGGTTAAAAGGCTAACTAATATTTACTACAAATTAGACGGAACTGGGAACATTTAAAAGGGTATTTTTCCCTTTTATAAAGAATTTTAAGAATTTAGGAAGTTGATTTTTCATTAAATCTAGCATTTATAATAAAACCAGTGATAAAACTTCCGTAAAGAATTATATTAGATAAGAATAGAATAGACACATAAACATTTTCATGATTATCAAATTTTTTGCCAAACAACATTATCGGAATAGTTAATAGATAGTAAAATGCTGAACCTACAATTAACCAAAATGAGAGCTCCTTATGGATTTTTAAAATTACGTCTGAATTGAAAACTTCCGTTAAATAAAATATAGCACTTAACAATAAGCAAAAAGTACCAAGAACCCTAACAATCATTTAATTTCCAGTAAACAGACTATTTTCATTTAGGAAGAACTCGATTCCTATGCCCATTGAATAAACAAGGAACATATAATAAATAGTAGTTTTAAATTTGCTGATTTTAAATTGCTCAAGAAAGTACAAAAGATATATAAAAAGTAAGTATTCTAAAAATATTGTAAATCCAGTAATTCCTCGATAAAAAATATTCGGGTAAGATTTTTACTAAAGTCTGGGTTATATTAGAGTTTTCATTAAAATAAAAATATTCCGGGATGTAGGTAATGCATTCTGCTAGTAGGGTTAAAATTAATAAATATAAATTGCAATTAGCGTTGTAACTACAACCAAAAAATGAATTAAATAACGGAAATAAGACATTAATGCTTAACGGTATTTTGTGCTCCCTGTGTCGATAAACGAAAATAGAAAACTAAAACTACTACAGCATACTTAAGTTTATTTTTTCATCTCCTTTTTATATTAAATGTTCATAAAATGTTTAGTAAAGAAATACAGCTAGAATAGAACCTTACTTTTACCCTTTTACTTTTCTAAGCTATGCTGATTTCTCGAATTTATGATAAAACCAGTGATAAAAAGCCCATAATGGATATAATTTAAAGCAATAAGTAATATAACATAAGTAGAATGAGTAAAATTTAATTTGTGGGCAAATAAAAATAAGGGAATTACAGAAATATAAAAGACACTAATACTTAAAACAATCCAGAAATCTAAAGATGATGTAATTTTTTGAGTTTGATTACCGAGTAAAATTTTTTTGAAATAAAGGGTTGAGGCTAAAAATAAACTTAAAGAACCGTATATAAGAATTCCTCTCATTAAAGATCTATTCAGCGTTTCAATATTAAAATAGAAGTCTAAAAACACAACAAAGGGAAAAATTACTGCAAGTACCCGGATTATAATTCTATCATATTTTTGCTGAATCAACGAATCGTAATACATAAAGTACAAAGCGAAAACAAAGATATAATTGATGTTGAAAATCCAAATATTCATTCTTAAAAGATCTTCTGGAAAAAACATCAACAAATATTGTATAAACATAGAATTCTCATAATACTTAAAGCTAAAAGATATAGTCCCCCCTAAAATTTCAACTAAAACCGTTAGAACCAAGATAACTGCTATGTACTTTGCACTGGATTTTTTTAATAGCGGATAAGTGGCTAAGGCAAGTGCCATAGCAAAGAACTCTAAAAATACTGATGAAAGTCTCAAGTAATCTAAAAATTCTAAGTCAGTTTTCATAGGAAGGCTTCACTCCAGTGGAGATTTTAAATATTTATATCGTGGATATTGGTGTTGTTAGAATTATTTGTAATTAAAACTTTATTTGGATGGCTATTAAATATTATCGTTCGATTCCTTTCTATAATATCAATTTTTTTACCGAGCATCCAACAAAAAAATAATCTGTTATGATACTTGATTTTTTTGAATACTGATTTGGCTTTAATTTCTAAATATGAAATTAAATTTATTTTCTTAAGGAGGCAAGAATAAGTAAAAAACTTATTTTCTGGTAAATGATCGAGCATTTATGATAAAACCAGTTATAAAGCAACCGTATAAAACAATATTTGAGATAAATAAAATTGAAATATATATTTCTTGATTATTTGTGATTAATTTGCTGAAAATTTTTATAGGAATTGTTAAGAGGTAATAAAAGATTGATCCAGTGATTAACCAAAATGAAAGATCCTTATGTATTTTTAATATTCTTTCTGAATTAAAAACCTCCAGATAATAAAGTGTTCCCCCTATGAATAGTAAAAAAGTTCCGAAAATTCTAATAATCATTTGGTCACCAGAAAATAAGCTATTTTCGGTTAAGCTAAATTGAATTATTATGGATACGGTATAAATTATAAGAGAACCATATGTAATTTTTTTATGAGCTTTAGATTTCAAAATTTTAAGAAAGTAAATTAAATAAATATAAAATGTTAAAATTCTAAATGAATTATAAATCCAATAGTTTCTGGAAACCAAATAATCTGGTAAATATCTATAAAGAAACAGTTTAAAAGGTGAATCTTTATTAAAGTAGCAATAAACAGGTATATAGGCAATACATTCCGTAAGCAATGTTAATAGAAGTAAATATAGAAAATACCTATTGGGTGTAAATTGGTATTTCTTATAGGTAATTATAGCTATTAGTGTTGTAATTGCTACAAGAAAATGTATAATGAACCCTACTGATACTGAGGACATAAAATTTAATTTCCTACTGGAGGCCAGGTAGAATGACCATCATTATAAGCATCCACATCTTCAATCATTATTTGAGAACTGGCGGTTTTTGTAAGTACTCTGGATTCTTGCATCCCTGTAGGCCTAATAAAAGCAGAAATGTTACCTTCTTTTTCATCGTCCTCATATTTCCCCAAAGAAAAACGAAGTCCAAGTTCTTTGTATCCTTTTTTCTTGGCTTCTTCCTTAAAGTAGGCTATGTACTCCTCCAATTCTGATACACTCCACCAAAACTCGTGTGAAAAATCTTTTCCGAACTCTTTTTTTAATGCTTTTTCTATAGTATTTACATATTTGCTTTGCAGTTTACTCGCTTTCTCCGGCGAAATACATTTTGCTGGTTTGTTTGCCATTTTGTGGTAGTATTAGTTTGTAATTTAGGTTGACAGCTAAAATAGATAATTTTAACAATTAAAACCTCCCTAAATAAGACTTTTTGCTCGAATTCAGTTTAAAAAAATTACAATATTCCAACTAACTACATCATAGTGCCGAAATTAAACTTCTTACTTTATTGCTTTTTGATTTTTTGCATTCACGATAAAACCAGTAATGAAACAGCCGTACATTACGTAATTGGATATTACCAAAATATAGACATACACCGAAGCTGTAAAGTTTAATTGTTCGGCAAAAATAAAAATGGGCATAGTGACCAAATTAAAGAACAGGATGCCAACGGTTATCCAAAAAGGTAAGGTTTTATAGAACCTAAGGATCTCATCGCTCTTTAAAATGGTGCCCAGGTATAAAAATATGGCTCCTAACGTAAGTAGAACCCCTGCATACATATGGGGCCCTAACCATGATTTTAAAAGATTTGGATAGTTTATCAAGGAAAGAAATACAAAAATTGAATATATAACAATAAAAAAATTCATGATTTTGCGAAATGCTCCAATTTTAAATAACATTCTGTAGTAAGAAAGATATATGTAAAAAGAAACAATAGAGTAAATACTAGCCAGCCAAATATTACTTTTTAGAAAAAAAATAGAAAAAGTATTATTTATGAACATTCCAATACTAGAATTATTATACTTCCATCCAATTATAGGTATTAATTGCAAAAGTTCAATGGCTATAATTATCAGAAGGTATAAAACAAGTATTACATTACTTGAAGTCTTTTCTTTTTTATAATTAGAAATACTTAGAGCGAATGCTATAATTTCTAGCAACAATGTTGACCGCTTTAAATAGAATTCAAAATCAGTCATTTATTTTAATAACTTAGTTGGTTACTGCGGATAACTTGAAGATGGTGGTTCACCTGAACCTCCATACTCTAATGGCGGAACATCCAATAAATCGTGGCCACCTGCTTGAAAAAACAATGGTTTTATAAGGTTTGGCACTACACTCCCTTCTTGCTTATCTGCCCCCATTCTTCCAGTTGGGTTTATAAAAGTAGTAAGGGTATTGCTCTTCTTCCCTTCTTCATTAGGGAAAACACCAATATAAATTCTAAAACCATCTACTTCGCCACCTTTTTCTTTTACGTGTTTAATCGATTCGTTAAGGTACGTAAGTAATTCATCAGTAGAATACCAACTGGAAACGGATAAATTGAATTTTGGTTTTTTCTTTTGAAAAGTAACCGGTTCTATTTTTACACTACGCTGTGCTCCTGCTTGGTTGGCTTGATTTTGAATTTGCTCCAGTAAATTTTTATAGTATTCAAGGGAATCTGCCTTTGCAAACAAGTCTTCGATATCTTTTACAAACCTTTTGCTAAGCTTTTCTGCTAATTCTGGAGTCAATTTTTTCTTGGAAATATCTACTGTTTCGTGTGCCAAATGATTTTCAGATTGTGCACATCCGAGGATCAAAACAGATAAAAGAATAAAAGGAATCCCTTTCAAAAAATTGGTTTTCATGTTTTAAGTTTTAGTTGGTTATAAAATTATATGTTGTTAGTCAGCTCTAATATAAAACATTTTTCTTCGTTAATAACACTAATAATCAGTAACTTAAAAAATAAAAATTGTTTAATTCCTTGAAAAACAGAATTTTATTGTTTTTCAACTTCTTAGAAAGGGGAAAAAACCCGTATTTTAAACGTAATTATCACACAATTAAACTTATACAATGAAAGTCCTTAAATATAAATCTTACGATCCCTCTGTTTATCTTCTGGAACAAATTTTGGTAAAACTGGGTTACAGCGTGGTTATTTCCAATTACTTCGGAAAAGATACTGCGCAAGCGGTCAGGGATTTTCAGCTAAAGAACGATTTGGTGGTCGATGGTATTGTGGGTGTTAAAACATGGAGTAAACTATTGGCGCTGGAAAAAGGGCTCTTTGAAAATACCGATAAGCTGCTCTCTGAAAAAGATTTAAATGACTTTTCCCAAGAATATAATCTGGAGCTCGCTTTGGTAAAAGCGATTAATGAAATAGAAAGTCAAGGAAAAGGATTTTTAATTTCCGGAAGAGCAAAAATACTCTTTGAAGGCCATGTTTTTTGGAGGGAACTGGAAAAAAGAAATGTAGATCCCGAGAAATATGCCTCCGAAGATACCAAGCATATTTTATATAAAAAATGGACAAAAAAATACTATGTAGGAGGCGAAGGGGAATATCTTCGTTTAAAATTGGCATCCAATTTAGATGCAAACCCAGATTTTTTTGATGCCGCGCACGCCGCCTCCTCTTGGGGATCGTTTCAAATAATGGGTTACCACTATAAATCTTTGGGCTACGAAAGCATACAGATGTTCGTAGACGCCATGCAAACCCACGAACGAGAACACCTAAGAGCGTTCGGTAAATTTCTCAAGGTCAATAACCTCATGGTGCCCCTAAGGAATAAAGATTGGGATGCTTTTTCACGTGGTTACAATGGCCCGTCTTACAAACGCAATCAATACGACACAAAGTTAAAGCTTACCTATTTTAAATACAGGAATACCGCTTAGATGATAATTCAGGATTTTTCCCCTTTTCTATATGTATTATTTACTCCATATTGGAGGAAATTAAAAATTACATGAAAAACACGCCGCCATTTTTACAAATCTTAACCAGAATACACACCACTACAAGCGTTACTATAGAAAAAATTAAGCTGTTAATAGAGAATGAAGATTTAAGTGCTTCCGACGACCTATATAAGTTTTTAAATGAAATTGAAGATACTTTAAGAAGGAATAACATTGCTGCTTACAACGAAATTGCCCTTTATAGAACTAAATTATTGGCTTCCAGAACAGCTTTGGATCGAAGGGTTCCTCAAAAAAAGTTTCAACTGGAAAGTGTCTCCTTGCTCTTGCCAAATATAACACAAACGCTCGATGAAGCCCTAAAACCCATAAAAGACAACATAGCCAAGGCACGGGGAAATATTAAAAATTTGGTTGCTAGCGCATATCCTTTAAATTTGGTTTCAGAACATGAAAGCAGGGGACTTAATGACTTGGTGATCCAATTTTGGTCGAAAGTTCGAATCCATGAGGAATTTAAAATGCAAGCAAAAGAAATTTCCAATGCCCTAAACCAACGGGATGTTTTAATTCTTCTTACGGAAGAACTCATTAAAATAAGAAAAGTCCATAAAACTAATCTTGAAGGGAAAAAATAATTTCATCATCCGTGCGTTTCTGCGCCAATAACGACAATGCATTTTCCGATAACTGTAAAATTCTGGGATATCCCCCGGTAGTTTGCGCATCCTTCATTAGAATAATCAACTTGCCAGATGGGGTTAACTGCACTGTTCCTGGCTGGGTCGAAGAGGTTAAAATCGAAAATTTATGGGGATATAGATGTTGTTTCAACTGGTATGCCATCCGGTTATTTTCCTTAGCAATATTAAATAACCCGCTCAAAACATGGTGTTGTAATTCTTCAGAAAACCAATCGAATTCCGGACCTTTAAAAACTTCTATTTTCTTTTCATTAAAATTATGATCGATCCCAGGAAGGTTCTTTTTGATATCTTGATTCGTACTTTTCGTAATTTCCAAGGTTTTGCCAACTGCCAAATGGGAAAATTCGGTTAAAGACACATACCACGATCTACTTCCCAGTATTTCTTCGGTTTTAAACCCGCCCTTTACAGCAAAATAACACCGAATACCACTTTTAAGCTTGCCAAAATTTAAAATATCGCCAGGTTTAATCGCATAAACTTCATCATTGTTAATCTCATTTCCATTAAGGGATGGAGAAATATCGGCCCCCGAAATGGCAATCAGGGTTTCTTCTTGAAATTCCAGCTCTGGTCCCGTCATGGTAATTTCCAAAACTGCGGCATTCTTTTTATTACCCAAGAGCTTGTTGGCAAACGTTGCAGAGATACTGTCCATAACTCCACTTACGGGAACACCTTTGTCACGATAGTTAAACCGACCTAAATCTTGAATGGTAGAGTAAAAACCTGGTTTATTTATTTGTATCATCGAGTTCGTAGGTTTTTAAATGAAAAATATTGGCATCCACCTGAATGGTAATTAGTTTGTGTTCATCTTTTTCTATAGGATAAAATTTAATTTTATCCCCTACACTAACCCCACAGGGCTCTTGGCGCTCTGCATTGAAAACTTTAACCGGAGAATTTCCTATAATGTTCCATCCACCGGGAGATTCTTGGGGATAGACCCCTGTTTGCTCCCCTCCTATTCCCACCGAACCCTGTGGAATATTTAGGCGTGGTTGGTTACGGCGCGGATGGTGCAAGGTTTTATTTAGTCCGCCCAAATACATAAATCCTGGTAAAAAACCTATGCAATAAATAGTGTAAAGCTGTTCGATATGCAATTCTATAATCCTGTCGATACTAAGTTTTTTGGCCACGGAGAATGCCTCCAAATCAATCCCAAAATCCTCATCATAACAAACGGGAATATGCCACAATTTTCGTTGTATTTTGGCAGAAGTATAGTTTTCACGATAGATTTCCTTTATTTTTTTTATCAAATTATCGTGATCTATGGCTGTTTGCGAAATTACCGTCAAAGAATTGTAGGCCGGCACCAACTCATATCCCTGAATATTATCCAAAATGAGTTTTTTAAACTTAATAATATCATTAAGGATTTCTTCATCAACCGTGCGCGGCCATTCGATGAGCAAAGCCTTGGGACCAAATTTTTTATATTCCAGTTTAAATCTATTCAATGTTAACGGCTTGTAAGTTGCTATATAAGAATTTTACGATATCTTCGGAGTTTTCCGTGTCCGAATGTACACAAAAAGTAGTAGCTTTTATGGGAACTCTATTGCGTTGAACACTCCATACAAATCCTTCTTCTGCAATATTGGCAACTTGGTTTAAAATTTCATTTTTATTGGTTAGAACCGAATTGGGAAGCTTTCTACTCACTAAAGACCGATCGTCGTTGTAAGCCCTGTCTGCAAAAGCCTCATATAAAATTTTAAAACCTTGCTTTTTAGCCTCCTCAGCAATTATGCTTCCATAAGGAACATATAAATTCATGTTTTGCTTATACTTTTCGATAGCTTTTAAAAAGGTGTTTGTAAGTTTTTCATCTTTGGCAAGATCGTTATAAAGAGCTCCATGAGGTTTAATGTGTTGCCATTCAATATTTTCCTTAAAGGCAATTTCTTCGAATACTTGTAGTTGACTTTGAATGGTTTCTATTAATTCTTCTTCGGAAATATTTAAAGACAATCGCCCAAAATTTTCTGTATCTGGATAAGAAGGGTGTGCTCCTATCTTCACCTCATGTTTCTTTGCCAATTGCATAACCGATCTCATCGATACTTCGTCACCAGTATGACCACCACAAGCGATATTACACGCTTGGATGTAAGGCATAAGAGCTTCCTCATTATTTGTTCCTTCTCCTAAATCGCAATTTATTATGATTTTCGACTTCATTTTTGCTTGAACAAGTCAATTTTTAACAAAATACCATTTACTCATCAATATTACTGAAATAAAATGTGTCTTTTTACTTTTATCTTCTTCCTAAAATAAAACCGTAGCTTCGGCTATGCTTTAATTTTCTTCCTTGTTAAAAGCAAAAATCTTCCATTTTCTTTTACCATAATATCAATTAGCAAATAGTATAAAGATAGGATAACTTTATCGATTGTCTAAATATTAACACTTAAAAGTGTACTGAACAAACTTTTAACTTCAGAATCACCCCAACCAACCATCTCTGTCTAAACTTCGGTATTGTATGGCTTCTGCGATATGGTTCCCAGATATTTTTTCTTCATGATCCAAATCGGCTATGGTTCGGGCCACTTTTAAAATCCTATCGTATGCCCTAGCGGAAAGATTTAATCGCTCCATGGCATTTCTGAGCAAATCTAAGGAAGCCGCATCCAGTTGGCAAAATTCCCTTATTTGTTTGGTATTCATTTGCGCATTGTAATGAATCGTGGGTAAGTTTTGAAACCTTTCGGTCTGTAGTTCCCTTGCTGCAGTTACCCGTTTTCTAATCTCCACACTGCTTTCGCCTTTTCTATTATCGGAAAGCTTTTCGAAAGGAACTGGAGTAACTTCTATATGGATGTCGATTCGGTCTAAAAGCGGACCCGAAATTTTGCTTAAATACCGCTGCATTTCCGCGGGAGAAGAGGTCACAGGAGCATCCGGATCATTAAAATATCCACCTGGACTCGGATTCATACTCGCAACCAACATAAAACTGGACGGATAAGTAACCGTAAACTTTGCTCGGGAAATGGTAACCTCCCTATCCTCCAAAGGTTGCCGCATAACTTCCAACACACTTCGTTTAAATTCTGGCAATTCGTCTAAAAACAATACTCCATTATGCGCCATCGAAATTTCCCCAGGCTGAGGATAAGCTCCACCTCCTACTAGGGCAACATCTGAAATGGTATGATGCGGACTCCGAAAAGGTCGCTGATTCATGATACCTGTATTGATGGTTCTACCCGTGACTGAATGTATTTTGGTTGTTTCCAAGGCTTCGTTCATAGTCATTGGCGGTAAGATGGAGGGTAGCCGCTTTGCAAGCATGGTTTTTCCAGCTCCCGGCGGACCGATAAGTATGATATTATGTCCACCTGCCGCGGCGATTTCCATACTTCTTTTTATACTTTCTTGTCCTTTTACATCGGCAAAATCGAATTCAGGAAAGTCTAAAGCCTTATAAAATTCTTCTTCAATATTCACAATGGTTTGTTGCAACGGAACATCTTTATCAAAAAAATCAATTACTTCTCTAATATCTTTTACTCCATAAACTTCAAGTCCGCTTACAATAGCAGCTTCTTTTGCATTTTCAGCGGGTAAAATAAATCCTTTAAAACCTTCTTCTTTTGCGTTGATGGCGATAGGCAATGCGCCACGAATGGGTTGCAACGTTCCATCGAGCGACAATTCCCCCAGGATTAAATAATCTTCGAGTCCGTCTGCTTTTATTTGTTCAGAAGCCGTTAAAATACCAATGGCCAAAGTGAGGTCGTAGGCAGAACCTTCTTTGCGCATATCTGCGGGTGCCATATTAATCGTTATTTTTTTTCCGGGAATCTTGAAACTGTTATGTTGCAGTGCCGCCGCAATTCTATAATTACTTTCTTTAATAGCGTTGTCTGGCAATCCCACCAGATGATAGCCAATACCTTGACCTATATTTACTTCCACAGTAATAGTGGTGGCTTCTATTCCAAAAACAGAACTTCCAAAAACTTTTTTTAACATAGACTATTTATTGCAAACAAGTTAAATATACTATAAAAAAATAAGCCCCGGTCATCCCGAGGCTAAATAAGTTTTAGAAAGTTGTTTTATTTTTAGTTCCAGAAAAGACTGTAAAGTACCACTAGAACAATCATAACCGCAAAAGCACCAACATTAAAAACAGGTCCGGTTTTAAATAGCTTTTTGCTAAGCTGAATTCCATGTGGGTCTTCCGCCCCTTTATTTTGCATAAGACTTATAACTACCATAACAAGAGCTGTTAATAGGA from Galbibacter sp. BG1 harbors:
- a CDS encoding N-acetylmuramidase domain-containing protein, producing MKVLKYKSYDPSVYLLEQILVKLGYSVVISNYFGKDTAQAVRDFQLKNDLVVDGIVGVKTWSKLLALEKGLFENTDKLLSEKDLNDFSQEYNLELALVKAINEIESQGKGFLISGRAKILFEGHVFWRELEKRNVDPEKYASEDTKHILYKKWTKKYYVGGEGEYLRLKLASNLDANPDFFDAAHAASSWGSFQIMGYHYKSLGYESIQMFVDAMQTHEREHLRAFGKFLKVNNLMVPLRNKDWDAFSRGYNGPSYKRNQYDTKLKLTYFKYRNTA
- the pxpA gene encoding 5-oxoprolinase subunit PxpA encodes the protein MKSKIIINCDLGEGTNNEEALMPYIQACNIACGGHTGDEVSMRSVMQLAKKHEVKIGAHPSYPDTENFGRLSLNISEEELIETIQSQLQVFEEIAFKENIEWQHIKPHGALYNDLAKDEKLTNTFLKAIEKYKQNMNLYVPYGSIIAEEAKKQGFKILYEAFADRAYNDDRSLVSRKLPNSVLTNKNEILNQVANIAEEGFVWSVQRNRVPIKATTFCVHSDTENSEDIVKFLYSNLQAVNIE
- the pxpB gene encoding 5-oxoprolinase subunit PxpB, with the translated sequence MNRFKLEYKKFGPKALLIEWPRTVDEEILNDIIKFKKLILDNIQGYELVPAYNSLTVISQTAIDHDNLIKKIKEIYRENYTSAKIQRKLWHIPVCYDEDFGIDLEAFSVAKKLSIDRIIELHIEQLYTIYCIGFLPGFMYLGGLNKTLHHPRRNQPRLNIPQGSVGIGGEQTGVYPQESPGGWNIIGNSPVKVFNAERQEPCGVSVGDKIKFYPIEKDEHKLITIQVDANIFHLKTYELDDTNK
- a CDS encoding biotin-dependent carboxyltransferase family protein, with protein sequence MIQINKPGFYSTIQDLGRFNYRDKGVPVSGVMDSISATFANKLLGNKKNAAVLEITMTGPELEFQEETLIAISGADISPSLNGNEINNDEVYAIKPGDILNFGKLKSGIRCYFAVKGGFKTEEILGSRSWYVSLTEFSHLAVGKTLEITKSTNQDIKKNLPGIDHNFNEKKIEVFKGPEFDWFSEELQHHVLSGLFNIAKENNRMAYQLKQHLYPHKFSILTSSTQPGTVQLTPSGKLIILMKDAQTTGGYPRILQLSENALSLLAQKRTDDEIIFSLQD
- a CDS encoding sensor histidine kinase gives rise to the protein MENEKEVISLIIYVSILIVILIVFVVTFFLAYQRRKTELLIEKADQLQKFELELSKAQTEIQEQTFKNISWELHDNIGQLLSVAKMQLNMLQHDLPEEKQKGFEEASNVLGQGLKELRQLSHMLNTDFVSKIGLQESIENEINRFKRLNFLSIQYDVEGESYNIDKKDEIIIFRIFQECFSNVVKYSKASVLNITVRYLPSELYVNATDNGVGFNQDSESEGTGLMNMRKRAELIGADLSIKTAKNEGVSLTLRYPTKQLVK
- a CDS encoding YifB family Mg chelatase-like AAA ATPase, giving the protein MLKKVFGSSVFGIEATTITVEVNIGQGIGYHLVGLPDNAIKESNYRIAAALQHNSFKIPGKKITINMAPADMRKEGSAYDLTLAIGILTASEQIKADGLEDYLILGELSLDGTLQPIRGALPIAINAKEEGFKGFILPAENAKEAAIVSGLEVYGVKDIREVIDFFDKDVPLQQTIVNIEEEFYKALDFPEFDFADVKGQESIKRSMEIAAAGGHNIILIGPPGAGKTMLAKRLPSILPPMTMNEALETTKIHSVTGRTINTGIMNQRPFRSPHHTISDVALVGGGAYPQPGEISMAHNGVLFLDELPEFKRSVLEVMRQPLEDREVTISRAKFTVTYPSSFMLVASMNPSPGGYFNDPDAPVTSSPAEMQRYLSKISGPLLDRIDIHIEVTPVPFEKLSDNRKGESSVEIRKRVTAARELQTERFQNLPTIHYNAQMNTKQIREFCQLDAASLDLLRNAMERLNLSARAYDRILKVARTIADLDHEEKISGNHIAEAIQYRSLDRDGWLG